The window TTGAGCAGGATCTGCCGAACCCGCTCGCCGTCGCCCCAGCAGTGTTGTTCCGAGACGAACCCGGACATCGCGCTCACCAGCTCCACGCCATGGGCACTCGCCTGCGGCTCGACGAGGACCATCGCCCGCGACACCACCGACCCCAGCCGCAGCCGTGCACGGGCGGCGGCCATGCGGCCCGACTCGATGCGGGCCAGGTCCAGCACGTCGTCGACCATCCCCAGCAGATGCTGGCTGCTGGCCCGGATCTTGGCGATCTGCTCGTGATGCGCCCGCGTGAGCGGGCCGCCCAGCTCCATGGCGAGGAGGTCGGCGTAGCCCATCACCGCGTTGAGGGGGGTGCGGATCTCGTGGCTCATGGTGGCGATGAAGTGGCTCTTTACCCGGGCCGCTTCCTCCGCCGCTTCGAGGGCAGCCTTGCGGGCGGCCTCCGTGGCGCGCCGCGCGGTCAGGTCGCGCGTGAGCTTCGCGAAGCCGAGCAGCGTACCGTCGGTGTCTCGCAGGGCGGTGAGGGTGACTCCGGCCCAGAAGGTCGAGCCATCGCTGCGGACGCGGTTCCCCTCGCCCTGGTACTCTCCGCTCTCGGCCGCCGTTCGCAGATGCTCCTCGGCCCCGCCATCTTCCGCACCGCCGTCCGGGTACAGCAGGCGCAGGTGGGCGCCCTCTGCATCGGCTTTCGTCCACCCCTTGAGCAGCCGTGCGCCTTCGCCCCAAAAAGTGATGCAGCCGTCCGGGTCCATCAGGAAGATGCCGTAGTCCCGCACGTTCTCGGCGAGTGCCGAAAAGGCCTGGTGCACGACCCCCATTCCCGTCGTGTCGCTGGCCGGATCGCTGAACGGGGCGGCGGGCTCCGCGGACGCATGGGCCCGGAGCTCCGCGCGCCGCCGCGCCGCCTCCCGCTCCCGGGTCTCACTCCCGGCAATGCCGGAAGACGCGCCCCCACCACGAGCGGATCCGCCGCCGGCGTCGCGGCTCTGTTCGTCGGCAGGTTTCTGGGGGAACATTGAGCTAACGGATCGCTGGTGCATGGAGACCGTATCATCTGATGATATCGGTACATGCACGAGATACGCCGCTGGAAATCATTGAGCGGGTTTTGCGGCGTATGCAAGTGTCGGGTTTGCCACACATCGGCAGATGTGAAAAGCGGGAGGGGGATCACCTCCCCCTCCCGCCTGGTCATCGGGTGCAGCCCGGATCGCTCGCTCAGCGCACCGCCTTCCGGCGTTCCGCGGGGGCGTGGCGCGGAAGGCAGACGGTGAAGGTGTTCCCGTGCACCTCCGACGACTTCGCGATGATGCTGCCGCCGTGCGCGCGCACGATCCGCTCGGCGATGTAGAGTCCCAGCCCCAGTCCCTCCTGCGGCTCACGGGCGGAGGTCTCCTCCGCAGGGGCGGCACTGCGCAGTTCGAACAGCGTGTCCAGCTGCTCGCGTGGGATCGCCGTGCCGCGGTTGTGAACGGAGACGTAAACGTCGCGCTCGTCGCCGTTCACGTGCACGGTGACGGGCGTACCCGCCGTGCCGTGTTGCACCGCATTCTCGATCAGGTTGGCCAGTGCCTGGCTGATTCGCGCAACGTCCCACTCTCCGCGCTCTTCCGTGCCACCTTCCACGCTGAAGCGCCGCTCGGGATGCGCGGCCGCGATCCCGGCCGCCACGTCGTGCGCCAGCGTCCCCATGGATGCCTCGGAGCGGTGAATGGGAATCCCTTCACCCAGGCGGCTTCGGGTGAAGTCCAGGAGGATGCCCACCGTGTGCGTGGTGCGGTCGGCGGTTTCCGCGATCTGGGAGGCAAGCGTCACGGCCGTCTGCTCCAGGTGCTGCGTGCTCAGCAAGGCGCTCGCCGACGCCCGGATGGCGGCGAGCCCCGCCCGGAGGTCGTGTCCCACGATGGCGACGGAAATCTCCTGGGCGCGGTCCAGCTGCTCGGAGTAGCGGACCACGGATTCGGCGAGCGACTGGTCGATGGCCTCGTTGAAGCGAGTCAGCTGCTCGATGTCCCCGGGTGCGAGCTCGCCCTGGCTCTCGGTCCAGAGCCGAATGACGCTGGCGCGAAGCGCCCGGTACTCGGCGACCATCTGTGCCACGGTGAAGCCGCTCTCGGCCCGGCCGGCACCGTGCTCCTCGGCCGCCGTCTCCTCGGGGGTGTCATCGACCGCGTTCCCCTTCGACTTTTTCGACTGCTCGGCCGCGTCCTGCGCCGTCTCCAGGTCCGCGGCGATCATGGTGAGAATTCCGTCCGCGTGATCGCGGAGCTCCGTGATTCCCATCTGGGCGCTGGACGGCTCACAGGTGCGCGCGAACTCCTCCCACTCGGCGAGGATGGACTTGCGGTTCGCGACGATGAACTCTGACAGGTGCACGCAATCGATCCGGGTTTGAAGGGCTCACGCCGGCAGGCCAGGGGCATCGATGCCGCCCGTGCGATCTGGCCCAGTGCGGCCCGGATCGAAACGGAAAGAATTGCGCCACCAGCGAAGTGGGTTGGCCCCCCGCGACCAACTCGGCTGTCCGCTGGTCCGGGGTCTGGCCCGTCGTGTGTTCCGGGCGCGGCACACCGTTGGCGGCATGGTCCGCCCATGTACCCGAACGACGATATCTACGTCCGTCTGCGGCTCGCCATCCAGCGGAGCGAAGAGGCCATCGAAGCAGCGAAAGCGTTGGTGCGGGAGGCGCGGGAGTTGTGCGAACAGGGCCCCGATCTGGTGGAACCGCCGTTCCTCGCTCCGCCGTGGAAGGACGCACCCCGGCATCCGGAGCCCCACGACCCGCCGTCGTTCAAGCGAGGGCGGAGGGCGGATTGATGGCGAAGATCAGGCGTCGGAGGGCGGAGCTGCCCCGGAGCATGCCGGCAGCCGAGCGTAAAGCACGACCCCACACCAGGCTCGCTCCGCAGCGTCAGGGCTCCGCCCATTCGGACGGCGAGGTCGCGGGCGATCGCCAGGCCCAGCCCAGTACCTCCCCGCGCTCGGGTGTAGCCGGTTTCCACCTGCACGAAGGGGCGAAACACCGCCGCGAGCTGGTCCGGGGCAATGCCGATGCCCGTGTCCTGCACCCGCATGTACGTCCAGCGGCCCTCCTCGCCGAATTCCGTCTCCGGGTCCGGGCGCTGGGTGCAGCCGCACGTCACCGTCACCCGTCCGCCCGGCTCGGTGAACTTCACCGCGTTGGCCAGGAGGTTCACCAGCACCTGCCGCACGCGCTGCCTGTCGCCCAAATAGCAGGGCTCCTCTCCATCGCAATGGAGAACCTGGATCTCCACGCCACCGGCCGCGGCTTGGGCGGTCACCGTCTTGATCCGCTCCAGGTGTGCCTTCTGCCGCTCCGTGACGGGACCGGAAATCCCCAGGTCCAGCAGGTCGGTGTACGCCATCACCGCGTTGAGGGGAGTGCGCAGCTCGTGGCTCATGTTGGAAAGGAACTCCGACTTGGCGCGGTTCGCCGCCTGCGCCTCTTGTGCCAGCTCCTGCTCCCGCAGCGACGCCAGCATCAGCCGCTCGTTGGCGGCCGCTGCCTCCCTGGCGAGCGTCCTGGCATCGTCGAGCGCCCGCTCCGCCACCCCGCGGGCGGTCTGCGCCTCGGCGTAGAGCCGCGCGTGTCGATGGCCATCGCGCAGCGCCGGGCGAGGTCGTCGGCGATCAGGCGATCGGGCTCGCCGGCCCCGTGCCCCTGGCCCGAGGTGGCGAAGGTGA of the Longimicrobium sp. genome contains:
- a CDS encoding ATP-binding protein, with product MFPQKPADEQSRDAGGGSARGGGASSGIAGSETREREAARRRAELRAHASAEPAAPFSDPASDTTGMGVVHQAFSALAENVRDYGIFLMDPDGCITFWGEGARLLKGWTKADAEGAHLRLLYPDGGAEDGGAEEHLRTAAESGEYQGEGNRVRSDGSTFWAGVTLTALRDTDGTLLGFAKLTRDLTARRATEAARKAALEAAEEAARVKSHFIATMSHEIRTPLNAVMGYADLLAMELGGPLTRAHHEQIAKIRASSQHLLGMVDDVLDLARIESGRMAAARARLRLGSVVSRAMVLVEPQASAHGVELVSAMSGFVSEQHCWGDGERVRQILLNLLNNAVKFTERGGRITIGAEAAAEAPAYTRLEGPGPWIYIRVEDTGRGIPPGRLEAIFEPFVQAETGFTRRFGGAGLGLDISRRLARLMGGDLTVRSEPGVGSAFFLWLPAAANEEADSGPCTGDDDGVGVFAAIRAAVLSELERILHVYVARLRSDPGTPHARRLSEAELEDHLASFLSDLAQTMGTTHLAPQPGMRREETVIQRVISERHGLQRARLGWTEEEIRREFQVLREELAAAVRRRVHPCGEAELETAIGVLTEAVTHAEGLSVESYRGAAAE
- a CDS encoding sensor histidine kinase, with product MHLSEFIVANRKSILAEWEEFARTCEPSSAQMGITELRDHADGILTMIAADLETAQDAAEQSKKSKGNAVDDTPEETAAEEHGAGRAESGFTVAQMVAEYRALRASVIRLWTESQGELAPGDIEQLTRFNEAIDQSLAESVVRYSEQLDRAQEISVAIVGHDLRAGLAAIRASASALLSTQHLEQTAVTLASQIAETADRTTHTVGILLDFTRSRLGEGIPIHRSEASMGTLAHDVAAGIAAAHPERRFSVEGGTEERGEWDVARISQALANLIENAVQHGTAGTPVTVHVNGDERDVYVSVHNRGTAIPREQLDTLFELRSAAPAEETSAREPQEGLGLGLYIAERIVRAHGGSIIAKSSEVHGNTFTVCLPRHAPAERRKAVR
- a CDS encoding HAMP domain-containing sensor histidine kinase, translating into MAERALDDARTLAREAAAANERLMLASLREQELAQEAQAANRAKSEFLSNMSHELRTPLNAVMAYTDLLDLGISGPVTERQKAHLERIKTVTAQAAAGGVEIQVLHCDGEEPCYLGDRQRVRQVLVNLLANAVKFTEPGGRVTVTCGCTQRPDPETEFGEEGRWTYMRVQDTGIGIAPDQLAAVFRPFVQVETGYTRARGGTGLGLAIARDLAVRMGGALTLRSEPGVGSCFTLGCRHAPGQLRPPTPDLRHQSALRPRLNDGGSWGSGCRGASFHGGARNGGSTRSGPCSHNSRASRTNAFAASMASSLRWMASRRRT